In one Eulemur rufifrons isolate Redbay chromosome 14, OSU_ERuf_1, whole genome shotgun sequence genomic region, the following are encoded:
- the RHBDD2 gene encoding rhomboid domain-containing protein 2 isoform X1, whose protein sequence is MAVLEASGPGCRSWCLCPEVPSATFFTALLSLLVSGPRLFLLQPPLAPSGLSLKSEALRNWQVYRLVTYIFVYENPISLLCGAIIIWRFAGNFERTVGTVRHCFFTLIFAVCSAIIFLSFEAVSSLSKLGEVEDARGFTPVAFAMLGVTTVRSRMRRALVFGVVVPSVLVPWLLLGASWLIPQTSFLSNVCGLSIGLAYGLTYCYSLDLSERVALKLDQKFPFSLMRRMSMLKYVSGSSAERRAAQSRKLNPVPGSYPTQSCHPHMSSSHPVTQMQHASGQKLASWPACAPGHMPSLPPYQPASGLCYVQNHFGPSPNSSSVYPASVGTSLGVQPPVPVSCPGTVYSGALGTPGAAGSKESSRVPIP, encoded by the exons ATGGCGGTCCTGGAGGCTTCGGGGCCCGGGTGTCGTAGCTGGTGCTTGTGTCCCGAGGTGCCATCCGCCACGTTCTTCACTGCGCTGCTCTCGCTGCTGGTGTCCGGGCCCCGCCTGTTCCTGCTGCAACCGCCCCTGGCGCCCTCGGGCCTCTCGCTGAAGTCGGAGGCCCTGCGCAACTGGCAAG TTTACAGGCTGGTGACCTACATCTTTGTCTATGAGAATCCGATCTCCCTGCTCTGCGGTGCCATCATCATCTGGCGCTTCGCTGGTAATTTTGAGAGAACTGTGGGCACCGTCCGCCACTGCTTCTTCACCTTGATCTTCGCCGTCTGCTCTGCTATCATCTTCCTGTCGTTTGAGGCTGTGTCATCACTGTCAAAGCTGGGAGAGGTGGAGGATGCCAGAGGTTTCACCCCGGTGGCTTTTGCCATGCTGGGAGTCACGACTGTCCGCTCCCGGATGAGGCGGGCCCTGGTGTTTGGTGTGGTTGTGCCCTCAGTCCTGGTGCCATGGCTCCTGCTGGGCGCCTCTTGGCTCATTCCCCAGACCTCTTTCCTCAGTAACGTCTGTGGACTTTCGATTGGGCTAGCAT ATGGCCTCACATACTGCTATTCCCTCGACCTCTCAGAGCGAGTAGCACTGAAGCTTGATCAGAAGTTCCCCTTCAGCCTCATGAGAAGGATGTCCATGTTGAAGTACGTCTCGGGGTCTTCCGCCGAAAGAAGGGCAGCCCAGAGCCGGAA GCTGAACCCTGTGCCCGGCTCTTATCCCACACAGAGCTGCCACCCTCACATGTCCTCGAGCCACCCTGTCACGCAGATGCAGCATGCCAGTGGTCAGAAACTAGCCTCCTGGCCCGCCTGCGCTCCCGGGCACATGCCCAGCCTGCCCCCCTACCAGCCTGCCTCTGGCCTGTGTTACGTGCAGAACCATTTCGGCCCCAGCCCCAACTCCTCCAGTGTCTACCCAGCTTCTGTGGGAACCTCCCTGGGGGTCCAGCCCCCCGTTCCCGTCAGCTGCCCTGGCACAGTGTATTCCGGGGCCCTGGGCACTCCGGGGGCTGCAGGCTCCAAGGAGTCCTCAAGGGTCCCCATCCCCTAA
- the RHBDD2 gene encoding rhomboid domain-containing protein 2 isoform X3: MAVLEASGPGCRSWCLCPEVPSATFFTALLSLLVSGPRLFLLQPPLAPSGLSLKSEALRNWQERVALKLDQKFPFSLMRRMSMLKYVSGSSAERRAAQSRKLNPVPGSYPTQSCHPHMSSSHPVTQMQHASGQKLASWPACAPGHMPSLPPYQPASGLCYVQNHFGPSPNSSSVYPASVGTSLGVQPPVPVSCPGTVYSGALGTPGAAGSKESSRVPIP; encoded by the exons ATGGCGGTCCTGGAGGCTTCGGGGCCCGGGTGTCGTAGCTGGTGCTTGTGTCCCGAGGTGCCATCCGCCACGTTCTTCACTGCGCTGCTCTCGCTGCTGGTGTCCGGGCCCCGCCTGTTCCTGCTGCAACCGCCCCTGGCGCCCTCGGGCCTCTCGCTGAAGTCGGAGGCCCTGCGCAACTGGCAAG AGCGAGTAGCACTGAAGCTTGATCAGAAGTTCCCCTTCAGCCTCATGAGAAGGATGTCCATGTTGAAGTACGTCTCGGGGTCTTCCGCCGAAAGAAGGGCAGCCCAGAGCCGGAA GCTGAACCCTGTGCCCGGCTCTTATCCCACACAGAGCTGCCACCCTCACATGTCCTCGAGCCACCCTGTCACGCAGATGCAGCATGCCAGTGGTCAGAAACTAGCCTCCTGGCCCGCCTGCGCTCCCGGGCACATGCCCAGCCTGCCCCCCTACCAGCCTGCCTCTGGCCTGTGTTACGTGCAGAACCATTTCGGCCCCAGCCCCAACTCCTCCAGTGTCTACCCAGCTTCTGTGGGAACCTCCCTGGGGGTCCAGCCCCCCGTTCCCGTCAGCTGCCCTGGCACAGTGTATTCCGGGGCCCTGGGCACTCCGGGGGCTGCAGGCTCCAAGGAGTCCTCAAGGGTCCCCATCCCCTAA
- the RHBDD2 gene encoding rhomboid domain-containing protein 2 isoform X2, which yields MAVLEASGPGCRSWCLCPEVPSATFFTALLSLLVSGPRLFLLQPPLAPSGLSLKSEALRNWQDGLTYCYSLDLSERVALKLDQKFPFSLMRRMSMLKYVSGSSAERRAAQSRKLNPVPGSYPTQSCHPHMSSSHPVTQMQHASGQKLASWPACAPGHMPSLPPYQPASGLCYVQNHFGPSPNSSSVYPASVGTSLGVQPPVPVSCPGTVYSGALGTPGAAGSKESSRVPIP from the exons ATGGCGGTCCTGGAGGCTTCGGGGCCCGGGTGTCGTAGCTGGTGCTTGTGTCCCGAGGTGCCATCCGCCACGTTCTTCACTGCGCTGCTCTCGCTGCTGGTGTCCGGGCCCCGCCTGTTCCTGCTGCAACCGCCCCTGGCGCCCTCGGGCCTCTCGCTGAAGTCGGAGGCCCTGCGCAACTGGCAAG ATGGCCTCACATACTGCTATTCCCTCGACCTCTCAGAGCGAGTAGCACTGAAGCTTGATCAGAAGTTCCCCTTCAGCCTCATGAGAAGGATGTCCATGTTGAAGTACGTCTCGGGGTCTTCCGCCGAAAGAAGGGCAGCCCAGAGCCGGAA GCTGAACCCTGTGCCCGGCTCTTATCCCACACAGAGCTGCCACCCTCACATGTCCTCGAGCCACCCTGTCACGCAGATGCAGCATGCCAGTGGTCAGAAACTAGCCTCCTGGCCCGCCTGCGCTCCCGGGCACATGCCCAGCCTGCCCCCCTACCAGCCTGCCTCTGGCCTGTGTTACGTGCAGAACCATTTCGGCCCCAGCCCCAACTCCTCCAGTGTCTACCCAGCTTCTGTGGGAACCTCCCTGGGGGTCCAGCCCCCCGTTCCCGTCAGCTGCCCTGGCACAGTGTATTCCGGGGCCCTGGGCACTCCGGGGGCTGCAGGCTCCAAGGAGTCCTCAAGGGTCCCCATCCCCTAA